A genomic stretch from Hemicordylus capensis ecotype Gifberg chromosome 5, rHemCap1.1.pri, whole genome shotgun sequence includes:
- the NOCT gene encoding nocturnin isoform X1, whose translation MYHSPARSLCSTLSNLCCVPSSATSSSLLRRSPGPVKRALSPPALLASFSGLTGPRCGCSVTGGSSGTAATQAVCSMGNSTSRLYSALAKTLSSGAVSKHQEYLEQTDQELLDPIDPKELLEECQVVLRKRPARLQRDFVDLRTNFARNHQPIRVMQWNILAQALGEGKDNFVQCPLEALRWEERKCLILEEILAYQPDILCLQEVDHYFDTFQPLLSRLGYQCTFFPKPWSPCLDVERNNGPDGCALFFLKDRFSLIDTTNIRLTAMKLKTNQVAIAQTLKCNETGKLFCIAVTHLKARNGWERFRSAQGADLLENLKSITQDAQIPLIVCGDFNAEPTEEVYKEFSNSSLNLNSAYKLLSTDGLSEPPYTTWKIRPSGECRHTLDYIWYSQHALKVNAALNLLTEEQIGPNRLPSFNYPSDHLSLVCDFSFNEDPDRLL comes from the exons ATGTATCACAGCCCTGCGAGGTCCCTGTGCTCGACCCTCTCCAATCTCTGCTGTGTACCTTCCTCCGCCACCTCCTCGTCCCTGCTGCGCCGGTCTCCTGGTCCAGTGAAGAGAGCCCTATCTCCGCCAGCTCTTCTCGCCTCTTTCTCCGGCTTGACTGGTCCTCGCTGTGGCTGCTCGGTAACGGGAGGTTCCTCCGGGACTGCGGCAACTCAAGCAG TGTGTTCCATGGGCAACAGCACAAGCCGGCTGTACAGTGCTCTTGCAAAAACCTTGAGTAGTGGTGCTGTCTCCAAACATCAAGAGTACTTAGAACAGACAGACCAAGAGCTTCTGGATCCCATCGATCCAAAGGAACTGCTTGAAGAATGTCAGGTCGTTCTCCGGAAACGTCCTGCCCGACTCCAGAGAGATTTTGTGGATCTGAGGACCAACTTTGCCAGAAACCACCAACCCATCAGAGTCATGCAGTGGAATATTCTTGCACAAG CTCTTGGCGAAGGCAAGGATAACTTTGTTCAGTGCCCTCTGGAAGCCCTCCGGTGGGAGGAAAGGAAATGCCTCATTCTGGAAGAGATCCTTGCATACCAGCCAGACATCCTGTGCCTGCAGGAAGTGGACCACTACTTCGACACCTTTCAGCCACTGCTCAGTCGACTAGGCTACCAGTGCACTTTCTTCCCTAAGCCGTGGTCTCCATGTCTGGACGTGGAACGGAACAACGGACCAGACGGCTGTGCCTTGTTCTTCCTAAAGGATAGGTTTTCTCTGATTGATACCACCAACATCCGGTTGACTGCAATGAAGCTAAAAACCAACCAGGTGGCCATCGCTCAGACGCTGAAATGTAATGAAACTGGCAAACTCTTCTGCATTGCTGTGACTCACTTGAAAGCCCGCAATGGCTGGGAGAGGTTTAGATCTGCACAAGGGGCTGATCTACTTGAGAATCTGAAAAGTATCACCCAAGATGCACAGATCCCTCTCATTGTGTGCGGCGACTTCAATGCTGAGCCCACCGAAGAAGTATACAAGGAATTCTCCAACTCCAGTCTGAATCTGAACAGTGCTTACAAGCTGCTGAGCACAGATGGACTCTCTGAGCCCCCGTATACGACATGGAAGATCCGTCCCTCTGGAGAGTGCAGACACACACTGGATTATATTTGGTATTCGCAGCATGCCTTAAAGGTTAATGCTGCTCTCAACCTTCTGACTGAGGAACAAATTGGGCCCAACAGGCTGCCATCTTTCAACTACCCTTCAGACCACCTGTCCCTAGTATGTGACTTCAGCTTTAATGAAGATCCTGATAGGCTTTTATAA
- the NOCT gene encoding nocturnin isoform X5 has product MSKARGECALAKTLSSGAVSKHQEYLEQTDQELLDPIDPKELLEECQVVLRKRPARLQRDFVDLRTNFARNHQPIRVMQWNILAQALGEGKDNFVQCPLEALRWEERKCLILEEILAYQPDILCLQEVDHYFDTFQPLLSRLGYQCTFFPKPWSPCLDVERNNGPDGCALFFLKDRFSLIDTTNIRLTAMKLKTNQVAIAQTLKCNETGKLFCIAVTHLKARNGWERFRSAQGADLLENLKSITQDAQIPLIVCGDFNAEPTEEVYKEFSNSSLNLNSAYKLLSTDGLSEPPYTTWKIRPSGECRHTLDYIWYSQHALKVNAALNLLTEEQIGPNRLPSFNYPSDHLSLVCDFSFNEDPDRLL; this is encoded by the exons ATGTCTAAGGCCAGGGGCGAGTG TGCTCTTGCAAAAACCTTGAGTAGTGGTGCTGTCTCCAAACATCAAGAGTACTTAGAACAGACAGACCAAGAGCTTCTGGATCCCATCGATCCAAAGGAACTGCTTGAAGAATGTCAGGTCGTTCTCCGGAAACGTCCTGCCCGACTCCAGAGAGATTTTGTGGATCTGAGGACCAACTTTGCCAGAAACCACCAACCCATCAGAGTCATGCAGTGGAATATTCTTGCACAAG CTCTTGGCGAAGGCAAGGATAACTTTGTTCAGTGCCCTCTGGAAGCCCTCCGGTGGGAGGAAAGGAAATGCCTCATTCTGGAAGAGATCCTTGCATACCAGCCAGACATCCTGTGCCTGCAGGAAGTGGACCACTACTTCGACACCTTTCAGCCACTGCTCAGTCGACTAGGCTACCAGTGCACTTTCTTCCCTAAGCCGTGGTCTCCATGTCTGGACGTGGAACGGAACAACGGACCAGACGGCTGTGCCTTGTTCTTCCTAAAGGATAGGTTTTCTCTGATTGATACCACCAACATCCGGTTGACTGCAATGAAGCTAAAAACCAACCAGGTGGCCATCGCTCAGACGCTGAAATGTAATGAAACTGGCAAACTCTTCTGCATTGCTGTGACTCACTTGAAAGCCCGCAATGGCTGGGAGAGGTTTAGATCTGCACAAGGGGCTGATCTACTTGAGAATCTGAAAAGTATCACCCAAGATGCACAGATCCCTCTCATTGTGTGCGGCGACTTCAATGCTGAGCCCACCGAAGAAGTATACAAGGAATTCTCCAACTCCAGTCTGAATCTGAACAGTGCTTACAAGCTGCTGAGCACAGATGGACTCTCTGAGCCCCCGTATACGACATGGAAGATCCGTCCCTCTGGAGAGTGCAGACACACACTGGATTATATTTGGTATTCGCAGCATGCCTTAAAGGTTAATGCTGCTCTCAACCTTCTGACTGAGGAACAAATTGGGCCCAACAGGCTGCCATCTTTCAACTACCCTTCAGACCACCTGTCCCTAGTATGTGACTTCAGCTTTAATGAAGATCCTGATAGGCTTTTATAA
- the NOCT gene encoding nocturnin isoform X2: MTWKRVIFSECASSLDLFTLGADVFQFISALAKTLSSGAVSKHQEYLEQTDQELLDPIDPKELLEECQVVLRKRPARLQRDFVDLRTNFARNHQPIRVMQWNILAQALGEGKDNFVQCPLEALRWEERKCLILEEILAYQPDILCLQEVDHYFDTFQPLLSRLGYQCTFFPKPWSPCLDVERNNGPDGCALFFLKDRFSLIDTTNIRLTAMKLKTNQVAIAQTLKCNETGKLFCIAVTHLKARNGWERFRSAQGADLLENLKSITQDAQIPLIVCGDFNAEPTEEVYKEFSNSSLNLNSAYKLLSTDGLSEPPYTTWKIRPSGECRHTLDYIWYSQHALKVNAALNLLTEEQIGPNRLPSFNYPSDHLSLVCDFSFNEDPDRLL; the protein is encoded by the exons ATGACTTGGAAGAGGGTCATTTTTTCTGAGTGTGCTTCCTCATTAGACTTGTTTACTCTCGGTGCTGATGTATTCCAGTTTATCAG TGCTCTTGCAAAAACCTTGAGTAGTGGTGCTGTCTCCAAACATCAAGAGTACTTAGAACAGACAGACCAAGAGCTTCTGGATCCCATCGATCCAAAGGAACTGCTTGAAGAATGTCAGGTCGTTCTCCGGAAACGTCCTGCCCGACTCCAGAGAGATTTTGTGGATCTGAGGACCAACTTTGCCAGAAACCACCAACCCATCAGAGTCATGCAGTGGAATATTCTTGCACAAG CTCTTGGCGAAGGCAAGGATAACTTTGTTCAGTGCCCTCTGGAAGCCCTCCGGTGGGAGGAAAGGAAATGCCTCATTCTGGAAGAGATCCTTGCATACCAGCCAGACATCCTGTGCCTGCAGGAAGTGGACCACTACTTCGACACCTTTCAGCCACTGCTCAGTCGACTAGGCTACCAGTGCACTTTCTTCCCTAAGCCGTGGTCTCCATGTCTGGACGTGGAACGGAACAACGGACCAGACGGCTGTGCCTTGTTCTTCCTAAAGGATAGGTTTTCTCTGATTGATACCACCAACATCCGGTTGACTGCAATGAAGCTAAAAACCAACCAGGTGGCCATCGCTCAGACGCTGAAATGTAATGAAACTGGCAAACTCTTCTGCATTGCTGTGACTCACTTGAAAGCCCGCAATGGCTGGGAGAGGTTTAGATCTGCACAAGGGGCTGATCTACTTGAGAATCTGAAAAGTATCACCCAAGATGCACAGATCCCTCTCATTGTGTGCGGCGACTTCAATGCTGAGCCCACCGAAGAAGTATACAAGGAATTCTCCAACTCCAGTCTGAATCTGAACAGTGCTTACAAGCTGCTGAGCACAGATGGACTCTCTGAGCCCCCGTATACGACATGGAAGATCCGTCCCTCTGGAGAGTGCAGACACACACTGGATTATATTTGGTATTCGCAGCATGCCTTAAAGGTTAATGCTGCTCTCAACCTTCTGACTGAGGAACAAATTGGGCCCAACAGGCTGCCATCTTTCAACTACCCTTCAGACCACCTGTCCCTAGTATGTGACTTCAGCTTTAATGAAGATCCTGATAGGCTTTTATAA
- the NOCT gene encoding nocturnin isoform X3, whose amino-acid sequence MYSSLSVCSMGNSTSRLYSALAKTLSSGAVSKHQEYLEQTDQELLDPIDPKELLEECQVVLRKRPARLQRDFVDLRTNFARNHQPIRVMQWNILAQALGEGKDNFVQCPLEALRWEERKCLILEEILAYQPDILCLQEVDHYFDTFQPLLSRLGYQCTFFPKPWSPCLDVERNNGPDGCALFFLKDRFSLIDTTNIRLTAMKLKTNQVAIAQTLKCNETGKLFCIAVTHLKARNGWERFRSAQGADLLENLKSITQDAQIPLIVCGDFNAEPTEEVYKEFSNSSLNLNSAYKLLSTDGLSEPPYTTWKIRPSGECRHTLDYIWYSQHALKVNAALNLLTEEQIGPNRLPSFNYPSDHLSLVCDFSFNEDPDRLL is encoded by the exons ATGTATTCCAGTTTATCAG TGTGTTCCATGGGCAACAGCACAAGCCGGCTGTACAGTGCTCTTGCAAAAACCTTGAGTAGTGGTGCTGTCTCCAAACATCAAGAGTACTTAGAACAGACAGACCAAGAGCTTCTGGATCCCATCGATCCAAAGGAACTGCTTGAAGAATGTCAGGTCGTTCTCCGGAAACGTCCTGCCCGACTCCAGAGAGATTTTGTGGATCTGAGGACCAACTTTGCCAGAAACCACCAACCCATCAGAGTCATGCAGTGGAATATTCTTGCACAAG CTCTTGGCGAAGGCAAGGATAACTTTGTTCAGTGCCCTCTGGAAGCCCTCCGGTGGGAGGAAAGGAAATGCCTCATTCTGGAAGAGATCCTTGCATACCAGCCAGACATCCTGTGCCTGCAGGAAGTGGACCACTACTTCGACACCTTTCAGCCACTGCTCAGTCGACTAGGCTACCAGTGCACTTTCTTCCCTAAGCCGTGGTCTCCATGTCTGGACGTGGAACGGAACAACGGACCAGACGGCTGTGCCTTGTTCTTCCTAAAGGATAGGTTTTCTCTGATTGATACCACCAACATCCGGTTGACTGCAATGAAGCTAAAAACCAACCAGGTGGCCATCGCTCAGACGCTGAAATGTAATGAAACTGGCAAACTCTTCTGCATTGCTGTGACTCACTTGAAAGCCCGCAATGGCTGGGAGAGGTTTAGATCTGCACAAGGGGCTGATCTACTTGAGAATCTGAAAAGTATCACCCAAGATGCACAGATCCCTCTCATTGTGTGCGGCGACTTCAATGCTGAGCCCACCGAAGAAGTATACAAGGAATTCTCCAACTCCAGTCTGAATCTGAACAGTGCTTACAAGCTGCTGAGCACAGATGGACTCTCTGAGCCCCCGTATACGACATGGAAGATCCGTCCCTCTGGAGAGTGCAGACACACACTGGATTATATTTGGTATTCGCAGCATGCCTTAAAGGTTAATGCTGCTCTCAACCTTCTGACTGAGGAACAAATTGGGCCCAACAGGCTGCCATCTTTCAACTACCCTTCAGACCACCTGTCCCTAGTATGTGACTTCAGCTTTAATGAAGATCCTGATAGGCTTTTATAA
- the NOCT gene encoding nocturnin isoform X4 produces the protein MGNSTSRLYSALAKTLSSGAVSKHQEYLEQTDQELLDPIDPKELLEECQVVLRKRPARLQRDFVDLRTNFARNHQPIRVMQWNILAQALGEGKDNFVQCPLEALRWEERKCLILEEILAYQPDILCLQEVDHYFDTFQPLLSRLGYQCTFFPKPWSPCLDVERNNGPDGCALFFLKDRFSLIDTTNIRLTAMKLKTNQVAIAQTLKCNETGKLFCIAVTHLKARNGWERFRSAQGADLLENLKSITQDAQIPLIVCGDFNAEPTEEVYKEFSNSSLNLNSAYKLLSTDGLSEPPYTTWKIRPSGECRHTLDYIWYSQHALKVNAALNLLTEEQIGPNRLPSFNYPSDHLSLVCDFSFNEDPDRLL, from the exons ATGGGCAACAGCACAAGCCGGCTGTACAGTGCTCTTGCAAAAACCTTGAGTAGTGGTGCTGTCTCCAAACATCAAGAGTACTTAGAACAGACAGACCAAGAGCTTCTGGATCCCATCGATCCAAAGGAACTGCTTGAAGAATGTCAGGTCGTTCTCCGGAAACGTCCTGCCCGACTCCAGAGAGATTTTGTGGATCTGAGGACCAACTTTGCCAGAAACCACCAACCCATCAGAGTCATGCAGTGGAATATTCTTGCACAAG CTCTTGGCGAAGGCAAGGATAACTTTGTTCAGTGCCCTCTGGAAGCCCTCCGGTGGGAGGAAAGGAAATGCCTCATTCTGGAAGAGATCCTTGCATACCAGCCAGACATCCTGTGCCTGCAGGAAGTGGACCACTACTTCGACACCTTTCAGCCACTGCTCAGTCGACTAGGCTACCAGTGCACTTTCTTCCCTAAGCCGTGGTCTCCATGTCTGGACGTGGAACGGAACAACGGACCAGACGGCTGTGCCTTGTTCTTCCTAAAGGATAGGTTTTCTCTGATTGATACCACCAACATCCGGTTGACTGCAATGAAGCTAAAAACCAACCAGGTGGCCATCGCTCAGACGCTGAAATGTAATGAAACTGGCAAACTCTTCTGCATTGCTGTGACTCACTTGAAAGCCCGCAATGGCTGGGAGAGGTTTAGATCTGCACAAGGGGCTGATCTACTTGAGAATCTGAAAAGTATCACCCAAGATGCACAGATCCCTCTCATTGTGTGCGGCGACTTCAATGCTGAGCCCACCGAAGAAGTATACAAGGAATTCTCCAACTCCAGTCTGAATCTGAACAGTGCTTACAAGCTGCTGAGCACAGATGGACTCTCTGAGCCCCCGTATACGACATGGAAGATCCGTCCCTCTGGAGAGTGCAGACACACACTGGATTATATTTGGTATTCGCAGCATGCCTTAAAGGTTAATGCTGCTCTCAACCTTCTGACTGAGGAACAAATTGGGCCCAACAGGCTGCCATCTTTCAACTACCCTTCAGACCACCTGTCCCTAGTATGTGACTTCAGCTTTAATGAAGATCCTGATAGGCTTTTATAA